The following coding sequences lie in one Caproicibacterium argilliputei genomic window:
- a CDS encoding IS1182 family transposase, producing MRQLEKLLEHNRFERKFQQLTLPMDMEITIPQDDPVRLVSVQLEELDYRGLYRAYSSRGRKSAAEPRILFEVLVYGYGCGIYSTRKLEEACRKRVDFMWLLQGEPVPDYSTFARFRTGRTKDAVEDLFYQFVRRLEGMGETEHDEVFIDGTKVESRANRYTFVWRKSTEKHLTRVREEVRQEFERRGISGNVTLKKLRELVRSERTACEKKGIRFVHGTGRRKPPEQRACEKLHTLLEKWEGYEKKLFVMGNSRNSYSKTDPDATFMHMKEDHMRNGQLKPGYNVQIAVNSEYITGVAAFPNRTDSGTLRPFLRRLEQQHGQRYRDVVADAGYESLNNYLYLERNGQTSFIKPINYEAQKSRKFKQQIGRRENMRYDEQENCYFCAAGRKLAFRRESTQRDRQGNFLTRAYYRCEDCTGCPCRGACCRAKDGAAKELSVKTDLLRLSSRSQQNITGEQGVMLRVNRSIQVEGAFGVLKNDRRFKRFLTRGRTHIFTELFLLCLGYNLNKLWAKCNAGRLKTHLFRVKKE from the coding sequence GTGCGACAATTAGAAAAGCTCTTAGAGCATAACAGATTTGAGCGGAAATTTCAACAGTTGACGCTCCCGATGGACATGGAAATTACAATACCGCAGGATGATCCGGTACGGCTTGTCAGCGTCCAGCTTGAGGAACTGGATTACAGGGGACTGTACCGCGCCTATTCTTCCCGAGGAAGAAAATCGGCGGCCGAACCCCGGATCCTCTTTGAAGTATTGGTGTATGGGTATGGATGTGGTATCTATTCGACCCGGAAACTGGAAGAAGCCTGCCGGAAACGGGTGGACTTCATGTGGCTTTTGCAGGGGGAGCCGGTGCCGGACTATAGTACCTTTGCGCGGTTCCGAACCGGGCGTACGAAAGACGCGGTGGAAGACTTGTTCTACCAGTTTGTCCGGCGCCTGGAGGGAATGGGCGAAACGGAACACGACGAAGTGTTCATCGACGGCACCAAGGTGGAAAGCCGGGCAAACCGCTACACGTTCGTCTGGCGCAAAAGCACGGAAAAACATCTTACCAGGGTGCGGGAAGAAGTCCGGCAGGAATTTGAGCGACGCGGGATTTCCGGCAATGTGACTCTGAAAAAGCTCCGTGAACTGGTGCGGTCGGAAAGGACTGCCTGCGAGAAAAAGGGCATCCGGTTTGTCCACGGAACCGGCCGCCGCAAGCCTCCGGAACAGCGTGCCTGTGAGAAGCTCCACACTTTGCTGGAAAAATGGGAGGGCTATGAGAAAAAACTGTTTGTGATGGGGAACAGCCGCAACAGCTATTCCAAAACGGACCCGGACGCCACCTTTATGCACATGAAGGAAGACCACATGCGCAACGGGCAGCTTAAACCGGGCTACAACGTGCAGATTGCGGTGAACAGCGAGTACATCACCGGGGTTGCGGCTTTCCCGAACCGGACGGACAGCGGGACACTGCGCCCTTTTCTGCGCAGACTGGAACAGCAGCACGGGCAGCGATACCGGGATGTGGTGGCGGACGCGGGTTACGAAAGTCTGAACAACTATCTGTACCTGGAGAGAAACGGACAGACCAGCTTCATTAAGCCGATCAACTATGAAGCGCAGAAGAGCCGGAAGTTCAAACAGCAGATCGGCCGCCGGGAGAACATGCGGTATGACGAACAGGAAAACTGCTACTTCTGTGCGGCCGGCAGGAAGCTCGCTTTTCGCCGTGAAAGCACGCAGCGGGACCGACAGGGAAATTTCCTGACGAGAGCGTATTACCGGTGTGAAGACTGCACCGGATGTCCGTGCCGTGGGGCGTGCTGCAGAGCAAAGGACGGCGCTGCGAAAGAATTGTCGGTCAAGACAGACCTGCTTCGGCTCAGCAGTCGTTCACAGCAAAATATTACGGGTGAACAGGGAGTTATGCTTCGGGTCAATCGGTCCATTCAGGTCGAAGGCGCTTTCGGCGTACTGAAAAACGACCGCAGATTCAAGCGTTTTCTCACCCGTGGCCGGACCCATATCTTTACAGAGCTTTTCCTTTTGTGCCTTGGGTACAATCTGAACAAACTGTGGGCGAAGTGCAACGCGGGACGCCTGAAAACACATCTATTCCGCGTCAAAAAAGAGTAG
- a CDS encoding ParM/StbA family protein produces MVIKLGVDNGNYNTKSSEGMLYASGYAASDKEFITDEMQLCYGGRYYAIGEKRVRFQQDKTKAPDTFLLTLPAIASAMKKAGVREADVILGVGLPIEAYGMQKDAFRQYFLRGNLTFRFEGTDYHCHIADCKVFAQGHAALCRYYPQLRAYRSITLADIGGYTVDVLTMHGSKLDRSNCTSLRMGTITLYTRIQDILRRRDILLTDELVTDAIRGKIQHADQDFIRQTVEQEMQKYIRELFNTLRERGLDLKLPTVFAGGGAELLGGMLRDSSVNTVAVLNRFANADGYRLLLG; encoded by the coding sequence ATGGTGATCAAACTCGGTGTGGATAACGGAAACTACAACACCAAATCCTCAGAGGGGATGCTGTACGCCTCCGGGTACGCGGCAAGCGATAAGGAATTCATCACGGATGAGATGCAGCTCTGCTATGGCGGCAGATATTACGCCATCGGTGAAAAGCGAGTGCGGTTTCAGCAGGATAAGACGAAAGCTCCTGATACCTTTCTTCTGACGTTGCCGGCCATTGCGTCCGCCATGAAAAAGGCGGGTGTTCGGGAAGCCGATGTCATTCTGGGCGTAGGGTTGCCCATCGAAGCATACGGAATGCAGAAAGACGCCTTCCGCCAATATTTTCTGCGCGGAAATCTGACTTTCCGGTTTGAAGGAACGGATTACCACTGCCACATTGCGGACTGCAAGGTGTTCGCCCAGGGGCATGCGGCGCTGTGCCGGTATTACCCTCAGCTCCGGGCATACCGCAGCATCACTCTGGCGGACATCGGGGGGTATACGGTAGATGTTCTAACCATGCATGGCTCCAAGCTGGACCGATCAAACTGCACAAGCCTCCGGATGGGCACCATTACGCTCTATACCCGCATTCAGGACATCCTGCGGCGGCGGGACATCCTGCTGACCGACGAGCTTGTCACCGACGCCATCCGCGGTAAAATTCAGCACGCGGATCAGGATTTCATCCGGCAGACCGTGGAGCAGGAGATGCAGAAGTATATCAGGGAATTGTTCAACACGCTGCGGGAACGGGGCCTCGACCTGAAGCTCCCCACCGTGTTCGCGGGTGGCGGCGCGGAACTGCTCGGCGGCATGCTGCGTGACAGCAGCGTCAATACAGTGGCCGTTCTGAACCGCTTCGCCAATGCGGACGGTTATCGTCTGCTGTTGGGGTGA
- the mobP3 gene encoding MobP3 family relaxase, producing MPKIIFKCRYLKDGTHAANLVEYMATREGVEKLPANIRALPSTAKQQRLIGDLLAQFPDTADLFEYEDFQKRSTIENASEFITAALEQNLDQLGHKDVYVQYIATRPHVEKSGTHGLFSDAGAPPVLSEVAEEVSHHTGNVWTPIISLRREDAARLGYDHAAAWMALLRKQRNLFSEQMKISPENLRWYAAFHDEGHHPHCHMIVYSIDPREGYVTKPAINKMRSTLAHEIFQQDLMQIYPEQTARRNELAEQSRAALSEIIGQMESGVYENKVIEDLISRLVERLKYTSGRKQYGYLKAELKTIVDQIVDELSKDARVAEAYQAWYELQNEVLHTYADKLPGPLPLSQQKEFKHIKNIVIEEALRINERQITFEGDEGIEAQADTAADQADRVYEPEDEPDDESPEDGNFPDSTSEGPEPIESPPATPHPYIEWSDRYKQAREFLYGKDDMEPDLAQTLRLFQEEADAGNALAMHDLGRMYADGLGIEADAGISFSWYEKALTAFYEIETGKSHRYVEYRIGKMHAAGNGTDQDYEEAAGWFEKSASENYKYAQYSLAGLYYRGQGLEQNYNTAFVLYDKAARQHFPYASYELAKMYRDGIGTAKNHDAAAACFREAFLGFQQLEAQSRDDKLQYRLGQMLYTGTGTEQNIGAAVQYLEKSAKLGNAYAQCLLGKIYLAVESPLNPVENSYANPESGIFWLTKAADAGNDSAEYLLGKLYRDGLYVERNSEKAVALFTAAAKQKNPYAAYALGKLYLEGTAVVKDTGAAARWLTFSAGLGNAYAQYALAKLYLADEDVPKDVPQAVDLLTKAALQNNSFAQYRIGKLYLLGEEVSKDMDAAFRWLTDAAEQNNQYAQYMLGKLYLMGQDVPRDREAAARWLTASAGQGNPYAQIFLNHLDSFRDPSPMLAVTRLLHHLSRIFRQQQGRLYGGPSMETDSKLRRRLRQKKMAMGHAPDERAPEQTY from the coding sequence ATGCCGAAAATCATCTTTAAGTGCCGGTATCTCAAGGACGGAACCCATGCCGCCAACCTCGTGGAATACATGGCGACGCGCGAGGGCGTGGAGAAGCTTCCGGCGAATATCCGCGCCCTGCCCTCCACGGCAAAACAGCAACGGCTCATCGGTGATCTGTTGGCTCAGTTTCCCGATACCGCGGACCTGTTCGAATATGAGGACTTCCAGAAGCGGTCTACCATTGAGAACGCCTCGGAATTCATCACGGCGGCGTTGGAACAAAATCTGGATCAGCTCGGGCACAAGGACGTGTACGTGCAATATATCGCCACCCGCCCTCATGTGGAGAAATCCGGCACGCACGGCCTGTTTTCAGATGCCGGGGCGCCACCAGTATTGTCCGAAGTGGCGGAGGAAGTCTCCCATCACACGGGAAACGTCTGGACGCCGATTATCAGCCTGCGGCGGGAGGACGCCGCCCGGCTCGGGTATGACCATGCCGCGGCGTGGATGGCGCTTCTGCGCAAACAGCGCAACCTGTTCTCCGAGCAGATGAAGATCTCCCCGGAAAACCTGCGCTGGTACGCGGCTTTTCACGATGAGGGCCATCATCCACACTGCCACATGATCGTCTATTCCATCGATCCCCGTGAGGGTTACGTTACCAAACCCGCCATCAACAAAATGCGGAGTACGCTGGCGCATGAAATCTTCCAGCAGGACCTGATGCAGATCTATCCGGAGCAGACCGCACGCCGCAACGAGCTCGCCGAACAGAGCCGTGCCGCGCTTTCCGAAATCATCGGGCAGATGGAATCCGGTGTCTACGAAAACAAGGTTATTGAAGATCTGATCTCCCGGCTTGTCGAACGCCTGAAATACACCTCGGGCAGAAAACAGTACGGTTACCTCAAGGCCGAGCTCAAGACCATCGTCGATCAGATCGTGGATGAGCTGTCAAAGGACGCGCGGGTGGCGGAAGCCTACCAGGCATGGTACGAACTACAAAACGAGGTTCTGCACACTTACGCCGACAAGCTGCCCGGCCCGCTTCCGCTTTCCCAACAGAAGGAATTCAAGCACATCAAGAACATCGTGATCGAGGAAGCCCTGCGCATCAATGAACGGCAGATCACGTTTGAGGGCGACGAGGGCATTGAGGCTCAGGCGGATACGGCAGCTGATCAGGCCGATCGGGTGTATGAGCCGGAGGATGAGCCAGACGATGAATCCCCAGAAGACGGGAATTTTCCGGACAGCACATCAGAAGGCCCGGAACCCATTGAAAGTCCGCCCGCGACACCCCACCCATATATCGAATGGAGCGACCGCTACAAACAGGCCCGTGAATTTTTGTACGGGAAAGACGATATGGAGCCGGATTTAGCTCAGACGCTCCGGCTGTTTCAAGAAGAAGCCGATGCTGGAAACGCACTCGCCATGCATGATCTCGGACGCATGTACGCAGACGGACTGGGGATAGAAGCCGATGCGGGGATTTCTTTCAGCTGGTACGAAAAGGCCCTCACAGCCTTTTATGAGATTGAAACGGGGAAAAGCCACCGCTATGTGGAATACCGCATCGGCAAGATGCATGCGGCTGGCAACGGCACCGATCAGGATTATGAAGAAGCGGCGGGCTGGTTTGAGAAATCTGCCTCGGAGAATTACAAGTACGCGCAGTATTCCCTCGCCGGCCTGTATTACCGTGGCCAGGGCTTGGAACAGAACTACAATACGGCGTTTGTTCTCTATGACAAAGCGGCGCGGCAGCACTTCCCATATGCGTCCTACGAACTGGCGAAGATGTACCGCGACGGTATCGGCACGGCAAAAAATCATGATGCGGCCGCCGCCTGCTTCCGGGAAGCCTTTCTCGGCTTTCAGCAACTGGAGGCTCAGAGCCGCGACGATAAGCTCCAGTACCGCCTCGGACAAATGCTTTATACGGGCACCGGAACGGAACAGAATATCGGCGCGGCGGTGCAATACCTCGAGAAATCGGCCAAGCTCGGGAATGCCTATGCCCAATGTCTGCTTGGAAAAATTTATCTGGCTGTTGAAAGTCCGTTGAATCCGGTTGAAAACTCCTATGCGAACCCCGAAAGTGGCATCTTCTGGCTCACCAAAGCTGCGGATGCCGGAAATGACTCCGCAGAGTATCTATTAGGAAAGCTCTACCGGGACGGCCTGTATGTGGAGCGGAACTCGGAAAAAGCCGTCGCACTGTTCACCGCGGCGGCCAAACAGAAGAACCCCTACGCCGCCTACGCCCTGGGAAAGTTGTACCTCGAAGGAACGGCTGTCGTAAAGGATACGGGTGCCGCAGCCAGATGGCTGACATTCTCGGCCGGCCTCGGCAATGCGTATGCGCAGTACGCGCTGGCAAAGCTGTATCTGGCCGACGAAGATGTGCCAAAGGATGTTCCGCAGGCGGTGGATTTACTCACAAAGGCGGCCCTGCAGAACAATTCCTTTGCCCAATACCGGATCGGCAAGCTGTACCTTCTGGGAGAGGAAGTTTCCAAAGATATGGATGCCGCCTTCCGGTGGCTCACAGACGCAGCGGAACAGAACAACCAATATGCCCAGTACATGCTCGGCAAGCTCTATCTGATGGGGCAGGATGTTCCCCGCGACCGCGAGGCCGCCGCCCGATGGCTGACGGCTTCCGCCGGGCAGGGCAATCCATACGCCCAAATTTTTCTCAATCATCTGGACTCGTTCCGTGATCCGTCCCCGATGCTGGCGGTTACCCGGCTCCTGCACCATCTGAGCCGGATCTTCCGGCAGCAGCAAGGCAGGCTGTACGGAGGCCCCTCCATGGAGACGGACAGCAAGCTCCGCCGCCGGCTTCGACAGAAGAAGATGGCAATGGGCCATGCGCCCGACGAGCGGGCGCCCGAACAAACCTATTAA
- a CDS encoding DUF3991 and toprim domain-containing protein, with product MSYIPFTEEEKQRANSVDLVDFLQRQGEQLVRSGHEWRWKRHDSVTIRGSEWFRHSRKEGGHAIDFVQRFYDMDFPGAVTFLLGGEGGLEWNQTAKSAPPPKKNFALPEANPDMRRVFAYLLKQRFIDPSVLSYFAREHLIYEDKEYHNAVFVGLDEDGAARHAHKRGTYTKGEPYKGNVEGSDPKYSFHYIGEDDTLYVFEAPIDMLSFISLHLKDWQKHSYVTLDGVSEHAMLQQLKSHSNLKKIVLCLDHDEAGIEATGRLKDILAEHDYYAPAYMDIPVLQSRYKDWNEDIKAKHGITPIPAGEHPKLVLLPEICENLFSACETLSAVPDPNAVIREYHRRLTPLVDSEKLAAANPEIVGACLQKMAAGALLVAQRELRQMERPETLGQLVGNLRDSYRPHLDRGWMRTKAEDIREDAVNIDRQLFAPGIRTLQERLALVSDYRRLALDCVKAQLFVRLELSQPLQAPEEAAPNFRMSM from the coding sequence ATGTCCTATATCCCGTTCACAGAGGAAGAAAAGCAAAGGGCCAACTCGGTTGACCTGGTGGATTTTTTGCAGAGGCAGGGCGAGCAGCTCGTCCGCTCCGGGCATGAGTGGCGTTGGAAACGGCACGACAGCGTGACGATCCGCGGCAGCGAGTGGTTTCGGCATTCCCGCAAGGAAGGAGGCCACGCGATTGACTTCGTCCAACGGTTTTACGACATGGATTTCCCCGGAGCGGTCACCTTTCTGCTCGGAGGCGAAGGCGGCCTGGAATGGAACCAGACCGCGAAAAGCGCGCCGCCGCCCAAAAAGAACTTCGCGCTTCCGGAGGCCAATCCGGACATGCGCCGGGTGTTTGCCTATCTTCTCAAACAGCGGTTCATCGACCCGAGCGTGCTGTCGTATTTCGCGCGCGAACACCTGATCTACGAGGACAAAGAATACCATAACGCCGTATTCGTTGGTCTGGATGAGGATGGTGCCGCCCGGCATGCGCACAAGCGCGGCACCTATACCAAGGGCGAGCCTTACAAGGGTAATGTCGAGGGAAGCGATCCGAAATACAGCTTTCACTACATTGGCGAGGACGACACCCTTTATGTGTTCGAAGCGCCGATCGATATGCTCTCTTTTATTTCCCTTCACCTGAAGGACTGGCAAAAACACAGCTATGTCACGCTGGACGGTGTGTCTGAGCACGCGATGCTGCAACAGCTGAAAAGCCATTCGAACCTGAAAAAGATTGTGCTGTGCCTTGATCACGACGAGGCCGGGATTGAGGCCACCGGCAGACTGAAGGACATCCTTGCGGAACACGATTATTACGCCCCCGCTTATATGGACATTCCTGTTTTGCAATCCCGGTACAAGGACTGGAACGAGGATATCAAGGCAAAACACGGCATTACCCCCATCCCTGCCGGGGAGCATCCGAAGCTCGTCCTGCTGCCGGAGATCTGCGAGAATCTGTTCTCCGCATGTGAAACCCTATCGGCCGTTCCGGATCCGAACGCTGTCATTCGGGAATATCACCGGAGGCTGACGCCGCTGGTCGATTCCGAAAAGCTCGCTGCCGCGAATCCGGAAATCGTGGGAGCCTGTCTGCAGAAGATGGCGGCGGGCGCGTTGCTGGTCGCTCAGCGGGAGCTTCGGCAAATGGAACGACCGGAAACGCTCGGGCAGCTGGTCGGAAACCTGCGGGACAGCTACAGGCCCCACCTGGACCGGGGCTGGATGCGAACCAAAGCGGAAGATATTCGCGAGGATGCGGTGAATATAGACCGGCAGTTATTCGCACCCGGCATCCGCACGCTGCAGGAGCGGCTGGCATTGGTTTCGGATTACAGGCGCCTCGCGCTTGACTGCGTGAAGGCGCAGCTTTTTGTCCGGCTGGAACTGTCCCAGCCGCTCCAGGCGCCGGAGGAAGCGGCGCCAAATTTTAGAATGAGCATGTAA
- a CDS encoding VirD4-like conjugal transfer protein, CD1115 family gives MQISPVVTLLIAGFLMFAVIGLLSLLAHYYTLNGIKSRTVGDGQHGTARWATKSEIKHTYSEVPFEPELWRQGKNLPSAQGLIIGWHKAPLFDRTAPHGYALIDDDDIHCLMIGAAGVGKTANFLYPNLEYACAAGMSFLTTDTKGDLYRNYGGIAKECYGYDVAVIDLRNPTRSDGFNLNHLVNRYMDAYLRDYANLAYKAKAEKYAKITAKTIIGSGGFDIATAGQNAFFYDAAEGLLTSVILLLAEFCPPEKRHIVSVFKLIQDLLAPSGVKGRTLFQLLMAHLPDDHKTKWFAGAALNSADMAMQSVLSTALSRLNAFLDSELEQVLCFDTAIDAEKFCNTKSAIFLVMPEEDSTKYFIISLIVQQLYREILAVADEHGGKLPNRVMMYLDEIGTIPKIESAEMMFSSSRSRRVSITAIIQSLAQLEKNYGKEGAAIIVDNCQDTIFGGFAPNSESAETLSKSLGTRTVMSGTVNRGKSDGSQNLEMIERPLLSPDELKSMPKGRFVVTKTGAYPMRTRLKLFKDWGITFGKPYEVEEKSARKVEYADRFELEEELIRRNAAYTVDPDIAEGEPSAHGGIEHAPAQEIRNFPRRKDPVRIE, from the coding sequence ATGCAAATATCTCCGGTTGTCACACTGCTGATCGCCGGATTTCTGATGTTCGCCGTCATCGGGCTTCTGTCCCTGCTGGCGCATTATTATACCCTCAACGGAATCAAATCCCGGACGGTGGGCGACGGCCAGCACGGTACGGCCCGTTGGGCGACCAAATCCGAAATCAAGCACACCTATTCGGAAGTCCCTTTTGAGCCGGAACTCTGGCGGCAGGGCAAAAACCTTCCCTCCGCACAGGGCCTGATTATCGGCTGGCATAAAGCGCCGCTGTTTGACCGGACGGCTCCCCACGGCTACGCGCTGATTGATGACGACGATATCCACTGCCTCATGATCGGTGCGGCCGGCGTCGGGAAAACCGCAAATTTTTTATATCCCAACCTCGAATACGCATGTGCGGCCGGCATGAGCTTTCTTACGACCGATACCAAGGGAGATCTGTATCGCAATTATGGGGGGATCGCAAAAGAGTGTTACGGTTACGACGTGGCCGTAATTGATCTGCGCAACCCGACCCGGAGCGACGGGTTCAACCTGAATCATCTGGTCAACCGGTACATGGACGCCTATCTGCGGGACTATGCAAATCTGGCATATAAGGCAAAGGCCGAAAAGTATGCTAAGATTACGGCGAAGACCATCATCGGGTCGGGAGGTTTCGATATCGCTACGGCCGGCCAGAACGCCTTCTTTTACGACGCGGCGGAAGGTCTGCTGACCTCGGTCATCCTTCTGCTCGCGGAATTCTGCCCTCCGGAGAAGCGTCATATCGTCTCCGTCTTCAAACTGATTCAGGACCTGCTCGCACCGAGCGGCGTGAAGGGCAGGACTCTGTTCCAGTTGCTGATGGCGCATCTTCCGGACGACCACAAGACAAAATGGTTCGCGGGCGCGGCGCTCAACAGCGCGGATATGGCGATGCAGAGCGTCCTTTCCACGGCGCTTTCCAGGCTCAACGCATTCCTGGATTCCGAACTGGAGCAGGTTCTGTGTTTTGACACTGCGATCGACGCGGAGAAGTTCTGTAATACCAAGTCCGCGATATTTTTGGTGATGCCTGAAGAGGATTCCACCAAATACTTCATTATCAGCCTGATTGTCCAGCAGCTCTACCGGGAAATTCTTGCCGTAGCTGATGAGCACGGCGGCAAGCTGCCCAACCGTGTCATGATGTACCTTGATGAGATAGGGACCATTCCAAAAATAGAGTCAGCCGAGATGATGTTCTCATCCAGTCGCTCCCGGCGGGTGTCTATAACAGCCATCATCCAGAGCCTTGCTCAGTTGGAGAAAAATTACGGAAAAGAAGGCGCCGCCATCATCGTGGATAACTGCCAGGACACGATTTTCGGAGGTTTCGCGCCCAACAGCGAGTCGGCGGAAACCCTGTCCAAATCGCTGGGAACCCGAACGGTGATGAGCGGGACCGTTAATCGAGGCAAAAGCGACGGCTCGCAGAACCTCGAAATGATCGAGCGTCCGCTCCTTTCGCCGGACGAACTCAAATCCATGCCCAAGGGCAGATTCGTTGTGACGAAAACCGGCGCTTATCCAATGCGCACCCGGCTCAAGCTGTTTAAGGATTGGGGTATCACCTTCGGCAAGCCTTATGAGGTTGAGGAAAAGTCGGCCCGGAAGGTGGAGTACGCCGACCGGTTCGAGCTGGAGGAAGAACTCATCCGCAGGAATGCGGCTTATACGGTTGACCCGGACATAGCTGAAGGTGAACCCAGTGCACACGGTGGGATCGAGCATGCGCCTGCGCAGGAGATACGCAATTTTCCGCGAAGAAAAGATCCCGTTCGCATTGAATAG
- a CDS encoding helix-turn-helix domain-containing protein: MGYFTSLYASELPHRAVAVYMYLRDRADKDGKCYPAIGTIARELKLSKSTVKRAISDLEKSGHLCKEPRWRENGGKSSNLYHIK, encoded by the coding sequence ATGGGGTATTTTACATCCCTTTACGCTTCTGAGCTTCCTCACCGCGCGGTTGCCGTGTATATGTACCTGCGCGACCGAGCCGATAAGGACGGCAAATGCTACCCGGCGATCGGTACCATCGCACGGGAACTGAAGCTGTCCAAAAGCACGGTCAAGCGGGCAATTTCCGACCTTGAAAAAAGCGGCCATCTCTGCAAAGAGCCGAGGTGGCGCGAAAACGGCGGAAAATCCTCCAACCTGTATCACATCAAATAA